One region of Danio aesculapii chromosome 7, fDanAes4.1, whole genome shotgun sequence genomic DNA includes:
- the LOC130232574 gene encoding fucolectin-4-like, with protein MYYRSAPSTAVQSLIQELVVNDGSATYLQVPSETLTEEDVNVALGGKATQSSTHNLWYAENAIDGIKNNWTKCSSTGYGTSPFWRLDLQEIYRVYRVVVTNRIDCCETDINGTEIRIGNSLENSGNNNPRCVIIHNIRRGQPYSFSCNGMVGRFVNLMIPGPEKVLTLCEVEVYGTVFMSSRSSVKINLQSSADLTDPEIRDKLLEKLASALKISVNVSWIQPPVEDSTEPPADTQCP; from the exons ATGTACTACA GGTCTGCACCAAGTACAGCAGTGCAAAGTT TGATTCAGGAGCTCGTTGTTAATGATG GATCTGCAACATATCTTCAGGTACCCAGTG agACTTTAACAGAAGAGGACG TGAACGTGGCATTGGGAGGAAAAGCTACACAGTCAAGCACACACAACTTGTGGTATGCAGAAAATGCAATTGATGGCATTAAAAACAACTGGACAAAGTGTTCCTCCACCGGTTACGGGACGAGCCCATTCTGGAGGCTGGATCTGCAGGAAATCTACAGAGTTTACAGGGTGGTCGTGACCAACAGAATCGACTGCTGTGAAACCGACATCAACGGAACAGAGATTCGTATCGGAAACTCTTTGGAGAACAGCGGAAACAACAATCCCAG ATGTGTCATCATTCACAATATTCGACGTGGTCAGCCCTACTCATTCTCATGCAATGGGATGGTGGGGCGTTTCGTGAACCTAATGATCCCTGGACCCGAAAAGGTCCTGACTTTGTGTGAGGTGGAGGTCTATGGGACAG TGTTTATGTCAAGCAGATCATCGGTAAAGATAAATCTTCAGTCCAGTGCAGATCTGACTGACCCTGAAATCAGAGACAAACTGCTggaaaag CTGGCATCTGCACTGAAGATTTCTGTGAATGTGAGCTGGATTCAGCCTCCAGTGGAAGACAGCACTGAACCTCCAGCAGACACGCAAT GCCCTTGA